A window from Fragaria vesca subsp. vesca linkage group LG5, FraVesHawaii_1.0, whole genome shotgun sequence encodes these proteins:
- the LOC101310608 gene encoding serine carboxypeptidase-like 18-like: protein MTKSKGMLILIAFVFTLVFASTSSANVTTTTITSLPGYSGDLPFTFETGYVGVGDDEEVQLFYYFVESQRTPAQDPLLLWIPAGPGCSGQIVFFFESGPLEFKYSDYNGSLPTLHDNPYTWTKSLNLLYVDAPVGAGYSYSTTQSGYVLDDYKHVAQLYEFLQKWLDAHPTYLKNILYIGGDSYSGMPVPMLAQTIINGNENGSIPMMNFRGYVIGNPVTDTAVDGNAQIPYAHRLSLISDQLYKSLKTSCNGEYVIVNSSNHACIADLDAFDALTSDINTLHVLEPLCSNGLPTQKEMVLTRRYLKETATGLQRSRPNGPALWCRSYRSMLNTIWANDKGVQDALGVRRGTKRLWQHCNTTLDYTEDVTSVVIYHQSLSKMADLRVLIYSGDHDMQVPHIGTQRWISTLNLTEDESWRTWSVEGQTAGYTKKLINGYMTLTYATVKGGGHIAAETKVKECAAMVDRWMAYYPL from the exons ATGACGAAATCCAAGGGTATGCTTATACTTATTGCATTCGTTTTCACTCTCGTGTTTGCTTCAACTTCTTCAGCAAATGTCACTACAACCACAATTACCAGTCTACCGGGTTACTCCGGCGACCTCCCTTTCACTTTCGAAACTGG GTACGTTGGTGTAGGTGACGATGAAGAAGTGCAGCTGTTTTACTACTTCGTCGAGTCTCAGAGGACTCCAGCACAGGACCCTCTGCTGCTGTGGATCCCTGCAGGGCCTGGTTGCTCTGGTCAGATTGTATTCTTCTTTGAGAGTG GACCGCTAGAATTCAAATATAGTGATTACAATGGGAGCCTACCAACACTTCATGACAACCCTTATACATGGACAAAG AGCCTCAATCTCTTATACGTGGATGCACCAGTTGGTGCTGGATACTCCTACTCAACAACCCAAAGTGGTTATGTATTGGACGACTATAAGCATGTGGCACAACTCTATGAATTTTTGCAGAAG TGGTTGGATGCACACCCTACTTATTTGAAAAACATACTCTACATTGGTGGTGATTCTTACTCTGGAATGCCAGTTCCCATGCTCGCACAAACAATAATAAACG GAAATGAAAATGGAAGTATCCCCATGATGAATTTCAGA GGATATGTGATTGGGAACCCAGTAACTGATACAGCAGTCGATGGTAATGCACAGATTCCTTATGCTCACCGGCTGTCTCTAATATCAGATCAACTGTATAAG TCTCTTAAAACAAGTTGCAACGGCGAATATGTAATTGTGAATTCGAGCAATCATGCATGCATTGCAGATCTCGATGCCTTTGATGCA CTCACTAGTGACATAAACACATTACATGTCTTGGAACCATTATGTAGTAATGGTTTACCTACACAAAAGGAGATGGTTCTGACGAGGAGATATCTCAAGGAAACAGCTACCGGTTTACAAAGATCACGACCTAACGGCCCTGCACTTTGGTGTCGG AGTTACCGTAGCATGCTCAACACCATTTGGGCTAACGACAAAGGTGTTCAGGATGCTCTTGGTGTCCGAAGG GGAACGAAAAGGCTTTGGCAACACTGTAACACCACACTGGACTACACTGAAGATGTCACCAGCGTAGTCATTTATCATCAAAGTCTTTCAAAAATGGCTGATCTACGTGTTCTGATATACAG TGGTGATCATGACATGCAAGTTCCTCATATTGGTACACAAAGATGGATAAGCACACTGAATTTGACTGAGGATGAATCCTGGAGGACATGGTCAGTTGAAGGCCAAACTGCAGG ATACACGAAGAAGTTAATCAATGGATATATGACTTTGACATATGCGACTGTAAAG GGAGGAGGCCACATTGCTGCAGAGACAAAGGTCAAGGAATGCGCTGCCATGGTTGATAGATGGATGGCTTACTACCCTCTCTAA